A genomic window from Exiguobacterium acetylicum DSM 20416 includes:
- a CDS encoding beta-galactosidase gives MYLGVDYYPEQTPRALWEEDFRLMKELGVNVVRLAEFAWSMMEPEEGVYDFSFWDDVIERLSAEGFDIVLGTPTATPPAWLCTKYPEILPVDENGVTISFGARRHYTVHSETYQRLSVKITEEMAKRYGQHPRVIGWQTDNEYGHEKSDRSYGDVDRAAFQRWLENRYGTLDALNEAWGTVFWSQTYTAWEQIPVPRKVYQEHNPSLLVDFDRFCADGYTYYNKLQVDVLRRYIPENVFITHNLVYSDMAVNQQQMAQDLDYVAFDNYPVWGGLPEPNRFEKMASDHDLCRSSKQGKGFWVMEQLSGAQGWSKIGYLPRPGHIRLWTYQAVARGAEAIVYFRFRAAHFGTEEFCHGIIDHDGKPKRKFEEVKQIMTELNTYGDEINASRYDAKVGVYFDQENVWAWTHQPHSDAFDFRTEFVRFYGGAVRQQVATDIVFPGDDLSRYKLIIVPLYFLTNPTFDDALIAYMEQGGHVIFTYRTGVKDARNHVVPTTLPGKFAPYAGIEIDEYESLQSVQQHQVTGIGEMVGQSSTARLWCDLITPTTAETLAVYEDTFYEGVAAVTRNAYKGMITYIGSSIDDAMIDTIYRQAFTEAGIEMIEAPDQVEIVRRHGEKRDFLFLMNHDTKETRDVTLDGTYQALTKDETYRGTVQLAPLETLILTT, from the coding sequence ATGTATTTAGGAGTCGATTATTATCCAGAACAAACACCACGAGCACTATGGGAGGAAGATTTCCGGCTGATGAAGGAACTTGGCGTCAACGTCGTTCGTCTCGCAGAATTCGCTTGGTCCATGATGGAGCCGGAAGAAGGCGTCTATGACTTCAGCTTTTGGGATGACGTCATCGAACGCTTGAGTGCGGAAGGATTCGACATCGTACTCGGAACACCAACTGCGACACCACCGGCTTGGTTATGTACGAAGTATCCAGAAATCTTACCGGTCGATGAGAACGGTGTGACAATCAGCTTTGGTGCTCGTCGCCATTATACGGTCCACAGCGAAACCTACCAGCGTCTATCCGTCAAGATCACGGAAGAGATGGCGAAACGATATGGTCAACATCCTCGTGTCATCGGGTGGCAAACGGATAATGAATACGGGCATGAGAAATCGGATCGTTCTTACGGCGATGTCGACCGCGCTGCTTTTCAGCGTTGGTTAGAGAACCGTTACGGAACGCTCGATGCCTTGAACGAAGCATGGGGAACCGTCTTCTGGAGTCAGACGTACACGGCGTGGGAGCAAATCCCGGTACCGCGTAAAGTCTATCAGGAACACAACCCATCCTTGCTCGTCGACTTCGATCGCTTCTGTGCCGACGGCTATACGTACTACAACAAATTACAAGTTGATGTCTTACGTCGCTACATTCCAGAGAACGTCTTCATCACGCACAATCTGGTCTACAGTGACATGGCGGTCAATCAGCAACAAATGGCGCAAGACCTCGATTACGTGGCGTTCGATAACTACCCAGTCTGGGGTGGACTACCGGAGCCGAACCGGTTCGAGAAGATGGCGAGTGATCACGATCTTTGCCGCTCTTCGAAGCAAGGAAAAGGGTTCTGGGTCATGGAACAGTTGAGTGGCGCACAAGGCTGGAGCAAAATCGGTTACTTGCCACGACCAGGACATATTCGCCTCTGGACGTACCAAGCGGTCGCGCGGGGAGCGGAAGCGATCGTCTACTTCCGCTTCCGGGCTGCTCATTTCGGAACAGAGGAGTTCTGTCACGGCATCATCGATCATGACGGCAAACCGAAGCGGAAATTCGAAGAAGTCAAACAGATCATGACGGAACTGAATACGTATGGCGATGAGATCAACGCGAGCCGTTATGACGCGAAAGTCGGTGTCTATTTCGATCAAGAAAACGTCTGGGCGTGGACACACCAGCCACACAGTGATGCGTTTGATTTCCGGACGGAGTTCGTCCGCTTCTATGGTGGAGCGGTTCGTCAACAAGTCGCAACCGACATCGTCTTCCCAGGTGATGATCTATCTCGTTATAAACTGATCATCGTTCCGCTCTATTTCTTAACGAATCCAACGTTCGATGACGCCTTGATTGCGTACATGGAACAAGGCGGTCACGTCATCTTCACGTACCGGACAGGTGTTAAGGATGCACGGAATCATGTCGTACCGACGACGTTACCGGGTAAGTTCGCGCCGTATGCGGGCATCGAGATCGACGAATATGAGTCACTCCAATCCGTTCAGCAACATCAGGTGACAGGCATCGGCGAGATGGTAGGACAATCTTCAACAGCCCGACTCTGGTGTGATCTTATTACACCGACGACAGCAGAGACGCTCGCTGTCTATGAAGATACGTTCTATGAGGGTGTAGCGGCTGTGACGCGCAATGCCTATAAAGGAATGATTACCTACATCGGCTCATCGATTGATGATGCGATGATCGATACGATTTACCGTCAAGCGTTCACTGAGGCCGGCATCGAGATGATCGAGGCGCCGGATCAAGTCGAAATCGTGCGTCGTCATGGCGAAAAACGTGATTTCCTCTTCTTGATGAACCATGACACGAAAGAAACGCGGGACGTCACGTTAGACGGAACATACCAAGCATTGACAAAAGATGAGACATATCGTGGAACGGTCCAGCTCGCACCACTTGAGACACTGATTCTGACGACGTAA
- a CDS encoding alpha-galactosidase, with the protein MAIFEVAGRRFVIEGKRVAHVVTIGANGKLIHTYFGAKLPYRDDYEALPSPVVAHSSFESPDGVATYDFVPFGEMLYTEPTLKSEREDGQRIHQFQFERSEQTETKLTLWLFDPLQEMRVGVQYEVFADYDIIGRSIVVENTGRLPVRLTAAQSFAMGRWHQPNLKLHHFAGMWTGEFKKQITPVTPGRQTIESRRGVTSHQANPWFALEQDATEDSGEVVYGHFAYSGNWAIHVEQDAFGFVQLSGGMNPFDFSWKLSHQQQLTTPTFYIGYADGFADMSAHAHAFQRDVIMPRTTDRPVLYNSWEATYFDVTESGQRELVDLAAGIGCELFVVDDGWFGERHSDQAGLGDWHVNREKFPNGLEPLISYVKQQGLQFGLWVEPEMVNPDSDLYRAHPDWIYHARDAVRTTSRNQYVLNLGLPEVEQFILEMMDDLLTRHAIDYIKWDMNRAFSEPGVPKDQTDRQQELWKRHVDALYRIFDELRRLHPTVDFEACAGGGGRIDLGILSRTEQVWTSDNTDPLDRLQIQHDFSYAYNAKMMSCWVTDGPNWLNGRNVPLATRFVSSMQGTLGIGGNLSEWSTDELAEAKGWIETYKAIRPTIQRGIQYRLSAFTQQTPSVMQYTSEEETVLLAIASLRQYGTHQYHFKLKGLDPAMRYQVEDRTLSGAYLMQQGLTFSYTTDYEARCLRIQPVHRALSLLESKETIV; encoded by the coding sequence ATGGCAATCTTTGAAGTAGCAGGACGTCGTTTCGTCATCGAAGGGAAACGGGTCGCTCACGTCGTCACGATCGGTGCGAACGGCAAGCTGATTCACACGTATTTCGGTGCCAAGTTACCATATCGAGATGATTATGAAGCGTTACCGAGTCCGGTCGTCGCACACAGTTCGTTTGAATCACCAGACGGTGTCGCGACATACGATTTCGTACCATTCGGTGAGATGTTGTATACGGAGCCGACATTAAAATCGGAACGAGAAGACGGACAACGGATTCACCAGTTCCAGTTTGAACGCTCTGAGCAGACAGAAACGAAATTGACGCTCTGGCTGTTTGATCCCTTGCAGGAGATGCGTGTCGGGGTTCAGTACGAAGTGTTCGCCGATTATGACATCATCGGTCGTTCAATCGTCGTCGAAAACACGGGACGATTACCTGTTCGTTTAACAGCAGCCCAGTCCTTTGCGATGGGACGCTGGCATCAACCGAATCTAAAACTGCATCATTTCGCTGGGATGTGGACAGGTGAGTTTAAGAAACAGATCACACCGGTGACACCAGGACGCCAGACGATTGAAAGTCGGCGTGGGGTGACGAGTCACCAAGCGAATCCCTGGTTCGCACTTGAGCAGGACGCGACAGAGGATAGCGGTGAAGTCGTTTACGGACATTTTGCTTATTCCGGCAACTGGGCGATTCACGTCGAACAAGATGCGTTCGGTTTCGTTCAGCTATCGGGCGGCATGAATCCGTTTGACTTCAGCTGGAAACTATCCCATCAACAGCAGTTGACGACACCAACATTCTACATCGGGTATGCGGACGGTTTCGCGGATATGAGTGCTCATGCGCATGCCTTTCAGCGGGACGTCATCATGCCACGTACGACCGATCGTCCAGTCCTTTATAACTCATGGGAAGCGACGTATTTCGATGTGACAGAGTCTGGTCAACGTGAACTCGTTGATCTTGCAGCAGGAATCGGTTGTGAACTGTTCGTCGTCGATGACGGATGGTTCGGCGAACGCCACTCCGATCAAGCGGGACTCGGTGACTGGCATGTCAATCGGGAAAAGTTCCCGAACGGTCTAGAACCTTTGATCTCGTATGTGAAACAACAAGGCTTACAATTCGGTCTGTGGGTCGAACCGGAGATGGTCAACCCAGACTCTGATCTATACCGGGCGCATCCGGACTGGATTTACCATGCACGGGATGCGGTCCGGACGACGTCCCGGAATCAATACGTCTTAAATCTCGGATTACCAGAAGTCGAGCAATTCATTCTCGAGATGATGGATGATCTGCTAACGCGTCACGCGATCGACTACATCAAATGGGACATGAACCGTGCCTTCTCGGAACCAGGTGTTCCAAAAGATCAGACGGATCGCCAACAAGAACTGTGGAAACGTCATGTCGATGCATTGTACCGGATCTTTGATGAATTGCGTCGCTTGCATCCGACGGTCGACTTCGAAGCCTGTGCCGGTGGTGGCGGACGAATCGACCTTGGAATCCTCTCACGGACGGAACAAGTCTGGACGAGTGATAACACCGATCCACTTGATCGCTTACAAATTCAGCATGACTTCTCGTATGCCTACAATGCGAAGATGATGAGCTGCTGGGTGACGGACGGACCAAACTGGTTGAATGGACGCAACGTACCACTTGCGACGCGATTCGTCTCTTCGATGCAAGGCACACTCGGCATCGGTGGCAACTTAAGCGAGTGGTCAACGGATGAACTTGCGGAAGCAAAAGGCTGGATCGAGACATACAAAGCGATTCGTCCGACGATTCAACGCGGCATCCAGTACCGCCTCTCTGCTTTTACACAACAGACGCCAAGCGTCATGCAGTATACATCAGAAGAAGAAACGGTCTTGCTCGCGATCGCGTCACTTCGACAATACGGAACACACCAGTATCACTTCAAGCTCAAAGGACTCGACCCAGCAATGCGTTATCAAGTCGAGGACCGGACGTTAAGCGGCGCTTACTTGATGCAACAAGGCTTGACGTTCTCATACACGACAGACTATGAAGCCCGCTGCTTGCGGATTCAGCCAGTCCACCGTGCGCTCTCACTACTTGAATCAAAGGAGACGATCGTATGA
- a CDS encoding ABC transporter substrate-binding protein has protein sequence MKFKKTKLVAAASVLTLSAFLAACGGEDEQQTKTKDGKTIVTWWGWAPQPEAGKAVVDAFNESQDKYVVQFKRYSEDYEKQLQVAMLSGKGPDIIGLKEPMIQQYKDRVVPVDSYMDKAAGKGWKDKFVELGIEQTTLDGKQYAVPIGFTGQAYLMYNKTMLDKYGVTPPKNYKETVSAVKKIKDSGDKVIPLMLGAKDAWIDIDVYNVLSHQVAPGYIQKVLSGEAKWTDDEMVKTAQIWQDLFKDKVFQEGALGLATYNDGMNQFFDKKAAMWVIGSWEAHSMTTKEKKEKWKIDDELGFVPLPNLAGGTEQPVIASIDMALGVNKESKQQEGAAEFIAFMSQGKGQEVYMGEFEMAPGIKDVKVDSDAAFTSEGEKESYKMLNETLAKAVASRGIRDTKLNDILGKELQNIATGQDPKEALQRVQDAADQSAK, from the coding sequence ATGAAATTCAAAAAAACGAAACTCGTTGCTGCAGCATCAGTCCTGACATTATCCGCATTCCTTGCTGCTTGTGGTGGAGAAGATGAGCAACAAACGAAAACGAAAGACGGTAAGACGATCGTCACATGGTGGGGCTGGGCGCCACAACCTGAAGCGGGGAAAGCAGTCGTTGATGCGTTCAACGAATCGCAAGACAAATACGTCGTTCAATTCAAACGCTACAGTGAAGACTATGAAAAACAATTACAAGTCGCGATGTTGTCAGGTAAGGGTCCAGACATCATCGGTCTAAAAGAACCGATGATCCAGCAGTACAAGGATCGTGTCGTACCCGTTGATTCGTACATGGATAAAGCAGCAGGCAAAGGCTGGAAAGACAAGTTCGTCGAGCTTGGAATCGAACAAACGACACTCGACGGTAAACAATATGCAGTGCCAATCGGGTTCACAGGTCAAGCGTACTTGATGTACAACAAGACGATGCTCGACAAATACGGCGTGACACCACCGAAGAACTACAAAGAAACAGTCAGTGCAGTCAAGAAGATCAAAGACTCAGGCGATAAAGTCATCCCACTCATGCTCGGAGCAAAAGATGCGTGGATCGATATCGACGTCTACAACGTCCTCAGTCACCAAGTCGCACCAGGCTACATCCAAAAAGTTCTTTCGGGTGAAGCGAAGTGGACAGACGACGAGATGGTCAAAACAGCGCAAATCTGGCAAGACCTCTTCAAGGATAAAGTCTTCCAAGAAGGTGCACTTGGTTTAGCGACGTACAATGACGGGATGAACCAATTCTTCGATAAAAAAGCAGCGATGTGGGTCATCGGTTCATGGGAAGCACACTCGATGACGACGAAAGAGAAAAAAGAAAAATGGAAAATCGATGATGAGCTCGGATTCGTTCCACTCCCGAACTTAGCAGGCGGAACAGAGCAACCCGTCATCGCATCGATCGACATGGCACTTGGTGTCAACAAAGAGTCAAAACAACAAGAAGGTGCAGCGGAGTTCATCGCCTTCATGAGCCAAGGAAAAGGACAAGAAGTCTACATGGGTGAGTTCGAGATGGCACCTGGAATCAAGGACGTCAAAGTCGATTCAGATGCTGCCTTCACATCGGAAGGTGAAAAAGAGTCGTACAAGATGTTGAACGAAACATTAGCAAAAGCGGTTGCTAGCCGTGGTATCCGGGATACGAAATTAAACGATATCCTCGGTAAGGAACTTCAAAATATCGCGACAGGACAAGATCCGAAAGAAGCATTACAACGCGTTCAAGACGCAGCGGATCAATCAGCGAAATAA
- a CDS encoding carbohydrate ABC transporter permease — protein MDVESKKSRWMINLVLVLASIVWLFPIFVMFKESLRINGFDNYIATLQNPNFPTFVFNSFFVAFFMIIISITILAFAAFAFSKLEFAGKRLLFNMVLAGLMLPVASMIVPLFFTLRSFDGLNNHWGLIGAEVAFFLPFGLMLIKGYFDELPNELMEAAYIDGATILEVFFKVMLPLAKPALATALIYAFLNSWNEYLMVLTFMTDPAYQTVTMAPSFFKDALGGDPGKIYASLVLISLPTMIFYIFFQRFFQKGMTAGAVK, from the coding sequence ATGGATGTAGAATCTAAAAAAAGCCGCTGGATGATCAACCTTGTATTGGTGCTGGCATCAATCGTCTGGTTATTCCCGATTTTCGTCATGTTCAAAGAGAGTCTCCGAATCAATGGATTCGACAACTATATCGCGACACTGCAAAACCCGAACTTCCCAACGTTCGTCTTCAACAGTTTCTTCGTTGCCTTCTTCATGATCATCATCTCGATCACGATTCTGGCATTCGCGGCGTTCGCCTTCTCGAAACTTGAGTTTGCTGGAAAACGCCTTTTGTTCAACATGGTCTTAGCGGGTCTGATGTTACCCGTCGCTTCGATGATCGTTCCATTGTTCTTCACGCTCCGTTCGTTTGACGGACTGAACAACCACTGGGGACTGATCGGAGCGGAAGTCGCATTCTTCTTACCATTCGGTCTGATGCTCATCAAAGGGTACTTCGATGAACTACCAAACGAACTGATGGAAGCCGCGTATATCGATGGGGCGACGATTCTTGAAGTCTTCTTCAAAGTTATGCTACCGCTCGCAAAACCAGCCCTCGCAACAGCTTTAATCTATGCGTTCCTTAACTCATGGAACGAATACTTGATGGTTCTTACGTTCATGACGGATCCTGCCTATCAGACAGTGACGATGGCACCAAGTTTCTTCAAAGATGCACTCGGTGGGGACCCAGGAAAAATCTACGCGTCACTTGTTTTGATCAGTTTACCGACGATGATCTTCTATATCTTCTTCCAACGTTTCTTCCAAAAAGGAATGACGGCGGGTGCAGTAAAATAA
- a CDS encoding galactokinase translates to MTDQTLEAQFEQRFGSPSTHRFFAPGRINLIGEHTDYNGGHVFPCALTFGTHAIARKRDDQRFRFYSLNFEQDGIIEVALDELAYDATHSWANYAKGMITVLQEAGYRIDSGCDILIQGDIPNGAGLSSSASLELVIGVLLDRLYGLEIPRLDLVRFGQQVENRYIGVNSGIMDQFAIGMGKAGAGLLLDCETLDYTYAPLDLTGYTIIIMNTNKRRELADSKYNERRAECETALAYLNQFTPREALGQWTTSEFAKVAWEDERLMRRARHAISENERTLQALAALEAGELTTFGQLMNASHVSLREDYEVTGIELDTLVEAAWEQPGVLGARMTGAGFGGCAIAIVEDEAVDAFKQAVGEHYEARIGYSATFYTATVGDGAREIEREVI, encoded by the coding sequence ATGACAGACCAGACGTTAGAAGCACAATTTGAACAGCGGTTTGGCTCACCGTCGACGCATCGCTTCTTTGCACCAGGACGGATCAACTTAATCGGTGAACATACGGATTACAATGGCGGTCACGTCTTTCCATGTGCGTTGACGTTCGGTACGCATGCGATCGCACGAAAACGAGACGATCAACGCTTCCGCTTCTACTCACTGAATTTCGAGCAAGACGGCATCATCGAAGTCGCACTCGACGAACTTGCGTATGACGCGACGCACAGTTGGGCGAACTATGCGAAGGGGATGATTACAGTCTTACAGGAAGCCGGGTACCGAATCGATTCAGGATGTGACATCCTGATTCAAGGTGACATCCCGAATGGAGCTGGTCTTTCATCATCGGCTTCGCTTGAACTCGTCATCGGTGTCTTGCTCGATCGATTATACGGATTAGAGATTCCACGTCTTGATCTCGTCCGGTTCGGTCAACAAGTCGAAAACCGTTATATTGGCGTCAACAGTGGTATCATGGATCAGTTTGCGATCGGTATGGGAAAAGCGGGAGCGGGATTGTTGCTCGATTGTGAGACGCTCGATTATACGTATGCCCCACTCGATTTGACGGGGTATACAATCATCATCATGAATACGAACAAACGCCGTGAATTGGCGGATTCGAAATACAATGAACGCCGGGCGGAATGTGAGACAGCACTCGCTTATCTCAATCAATTCACGCCACGGGAAGCACTCGGACAATGGACGACTTCAGAATTTGCAAAAGTCGCATGGGAAGACGAACGTTTGATGCGTCGCGCCCGCCATGCGATTTCAGAGAATGAACGAACGCTTCAGGCACTAGCAGCACTTGAAGCGGGAGAACTGACGACGTTCGGTCAGTTGATGAACGCTTCACACGTCTCGTTACGGGAAGATTATGAAGTGACAGGGATTGAACTCGATACACTCGTCGAAGCGGCTTGGGAACAACCGGGCGTGCTCGGCGCACGGATGACAGGTGCTGGTTTTGGGGGCTGTGCGATTGCGATCGTTGAAGACGAGGCAGTCGACGCCTTCAAACAAGCTGTCGGCGAACATTATGAAGCACGGATCGGTTACTCGGCGACGTTCTATACGGCGACGGTCGGTGACGGAGCACGTGAAATCGAACGGGAGGTCATCTAA
- a CDS encoding carbohydrate ABC transporter permease, which produces MQTERQELPIKPKAEPLQPVATRTPAPRKKKNMKRNMVGWAFVAPIVLFVVSFIYYGIFYNAYNSFFSWDGISFDKAFVGLDNYAEMFQDPDFYLSLKNTFIFTILTVTIQAGIGLVLAYFLHTPGPMRTAMKSVFFFPVVLSPVVLGAAFSQIYDFQFGYINEFLRAIGLGSLEQNWLGDPDIALYSVIAINIFQWTGSSMVMYYMAMLTIEKEIFEAAKIDGAGFFRTLWSIVFPNLKGTTFTLSILGVIGGLKTFDLVWITTAGGPGSSTEFISTYLFRKSMLQQEVGYSSAVAIILLTIALLITYFQLRVQKKMDN; this is translated from the coding sequence ATGCAGACAGAGCGACAGGAATTGCCGATTAAACCAAAAGCAGAACCGCTCCAGCCGGTAGCGACACGTACGCCTGCGCCAAGGAAGAAAAAGAACATGAAGCGGAACATGGTCGGATGGGCTTTCGTTGCCCCGATCGTCTTGTTCGTCGTCAGCTTCATCTATTATGGGATCTTCTATAACGCCTATAACTCGTTCTTCTCGTGGGACGGAATCTCGTTTGACAAAGCGTTCGTCGGACTCGACAACTATGCTGAGATGTTCCAAGATCCAGACTTCTATCTCTCGCTGAAGAATACGTTCATCTTCACGATTTTAACAGTCACGATCCAAGCCGGTATCGGTCTTGTCTTGGCGTACTTCCTGCATACACCGGGACCAATGCGGACGGCGATGAAGTCGGTCTTCTTCTTCCCGGTCGTCTTGAGCCCTGTCGTACTCGGTGCGGCATTCTCACAAATCTATGATTTCCAGTTTGGTTACATCAATGAGTTCCTCCGTGCAATTGGTCTCGGTAGCCTCGAACAGAACTGGCTCGGTGACCCGGATATCGCGCTTTATTCCGTCATTGCAATCAACATCTTCCAGTGGACGGGTTCTTCAATGGTCATGTACTACATGGCGATGTTGACGATTGAGAAGGAAATCTTCGAAGCAGCAAAAATCGATGGAGCTGGATTCTTCCGGACACTGTGGAGCATCGTCTTCCCGAACTTGAAAGGAACGACGTTCACACTTTCGATCCTCGGTGTCATCGGTGGTCTGAAGACGTTTGACTTAGTCTGGATCACAACAGCCGGCGGACCGGGATCGTCGACGGAGTTCATTTCGACTTATCTATTCCGGAAATCGATGTTGCAACAGGAAGTTGGTTACTCGAGTGCTGTTGCCATCATCCTGTTGACGATTGCCTTACTCATCACGTACTTCCAATTGCGCGTACAAAAGAAAATGGATAACTAA
- the galE gene encoding UDP-glucose 4-epimerase GalE, translated as MATLVVGGAGYIGSHAVYQLIDAGKDVVVIDHLQSGHREAVHPQARLYEGDIRDRAFLDRVFTEETIEQVVHFAAFSLVGESMTEPLRYFDNNVYGTQVLLEAMTAHDIKQIVFSSTAATYGEQEQMPILETAETRPTNAYGETKLMMEKMMRWSEQAYGLRYVALRYFNVAGARATGEIGEDHTPETHLIPLVLEVANRQRAEISIYGDDYPTPDGTCIRDYIHVEDLIDAHIRALDYLANGNDSTVFNLGSSQGFSVREIIEAARRVTGHPIPERIIERRAGDPSILIAGSAKAKEVLGWTPQRTDIETIIRDAWNWHAHNPEGYRTSVR; from the coding sequence ATGGCAACGTTAGTCGTAGGTGGAGCTGGTTATATCGGCTCCCATGCCGTCTATCAATTGATTGATGCCGGAAAGGATGTCGTCGTCATCGACCATCTGCAATCCGGACACCGTGAAGCGGTTCATCCGCAAGCGCGTCTATATGAAGGAGACATACGCGATCGTGCTTTTCTCGATCGCGTCTTTACGGAAGAGACGATTGAACAAGTCGTTCATTTCGCTGCTTTTTCACTCGTCGGCGAGTCGATGACGGAACCATTACGTTACTTTGATAACAACGTTTACGGGACACAAGTGTTGCTCGAAGCGATGACTGCTCATGACATCAAACAAATCGTCTTCTCTTCGACGGCAGCGACATACGGTGAACAGGAACAAATGCCGATTCTCGAAACAGCGGAAACACGTCCAACGAATGCCTATGGTGAGACGAAGTTGATGATGGAGAAGATGATGCGATGGTCTGAACAAGCGTATGGCTTACGTTACGTCGCGTTACGTTACTTTAATGTCGCCGGTGCACGGGCAACCGGAGAGATCGGGGAAGACCATACACCAGAAACACATTTGATTCCGCTCGTCCTTGAAGTCGCCAACCGACAACGGGCAGAAATTTCGATTTATGGCGATGATTATCCAACGCCGGATGGCACGTGCATTCGTGATTACATCCATGTTGAAGACTTGATCGATGCCCATATACGAGCACTCGATTATTTAGCGAATGGCAACGATAGTACGGTCTTTAACCTCGGTTCAAGCCAAGGGTTTTCCGTGCGAGAAATCATCGAAGCAGCTCGTCGTGTAACGGGACATCCGATTCCAGAACGAATCATCGAACGTCGTGCAGGGGATCCGAGTATCTTGATCGCCGGATCCGCTAAAGCAAAAGAAGTTCTCGGCTGGACACCACAACGTACCGACATCGAAACAATCATCCGTGATGCTTGGAATTGGCATGCGCACAATCCAGAAGGATACCGGACGAGCGTTCGTTAA
- a CDS encoding ROK family transcriptional regulator → MAKETPRNSKWMRSYNRALVLRLIRMHQPISRVELAQRTNLTKPTVSNIVSELIAEQLVTERELGISNGGRKPIMLELVATEQYVIGIDATSHQFIGVVADLSGNTIHESEAVGRFETNEELVEAIGRLCETLIAQTEGRGTIHGIGISVHGMVNPETGVILFAPRFHLHDVELKVQLEARFDYPVFIENDVRALASFELLFGEGVGVEQFFYLYAGEGIGGAYVLDGQLVDGQHHITGEVGHMRLDLDGPICSCGNRGCLEALAGEKALLRDYAVVDPQVSTLADLRKRLNEGDEQAVRAYERAGEYIGIGVLNTIHLLNPRRILLGGPMFELAPTIVDQIKERVEHTALTAASRETDVKMVPWGEKQGALSAAALATNSLFQTI, encoded by the coding sequence ATGGCGAAAGAAACACCGCGTAATTCTAAATGGATGCGTTCCTATAATCGAGCACTCGTCTTGCGACTGATCCGGATGCATCAACCGATTTCGCGGGTCGAGTTAGCACAACGGACGAACTTGACGAAGCCGACGGTATCGAACATCGTCAGTGAATTGATTGCAGAACAACTCGTGACGGAGCGAGAGCTTGGGATATCAAATGGGGGACGAAAACCGATCATGCTCGAACTCGTCGCAACAGAGCAGTACGTCATCGGCATCGATGCAACGAGTCACCAATTCATCGGTGTCGTTGCTGATTTAAGTGGGAACACGATTCATGAGTCCGAAGCCGTGGGACGCTTTGAGACGAATGAAGAACTGGTCGAAGCAATCGGACGCTTATGCGAGACCTTGATTGCACAGACAGAAGGACGGGGAACGATTCACGGAATCGGGATCTCCGTCCACGGGATGGTAAATCCGGAGACAGGTGTCATTCTTTTTGCTCCACGTTTCCACCTGCATGATGTTGAGTTAAAGGTACAACTCGAAGCACGCTTTGACTATCCTGTCTTCATCGAAAATGATGTCCGGGCACTCGCTTCGTTTGAGTTATTGTTCGGTGAAGGCGTCGGGGTTGAACAATTCTTCTATCTCTATGCTGGGGAAGGTATCGGGGGTGCTTATGTGCTCGACGGACAGCTTGTCGACGGACAACATCATATTACGGGAGAGGTCGGACATATGCGCCTTGATCTCGATGGTCCGATTTGCTCGTGTGGGAACCGGGGATGTCTAGAAGCACTAGCAGGCGAAAAAGCATTATTACGGGATTATGCGGTCGTTGATCCACAAGTCTCGACGCTTGCTGATTTGCGCAAGCGGTTGAACGAGGGAGACGAGCAGGCGGTTCGTGCGTATGAACGGGCGGGGGAATATATCGGAATCGGTGTCTTGAATACAATTCATCTCCTGAATCCACGCCGAATTTTACTTGGGGGACCAATGTTCGAGCTCGCACCGACGATCGTTGATCAAATCAAGGAACGGGTCGAGCACACGGCGTTGACCGCTGCTTCACGTGAAACCGATGTCAAGATGGTCCCATGGGGTGAAAAACAGGGAGCACTCAGTGCGGCTGCCCTTGCAACGAACAGTTTATTTCAAACGATTTAA